The following proteins are co-located in the Betta splendens chromosome 9, fBetSpl5.4, whole genome shotgun sequence genome:
- the LOC114863113 gene encoding histone H3 gives MARTKQTARKSTGGKAPRKQLATKAARKSAPATGGVKKPHRYRPGTVALREIRRYQKSTELLIRKLPFQRLVREIAQDFKTDLRFQSSAVMALQEASEAYLVGLFEDTNLCAIHAKRVTIMPKDIQLARRIRGERA, from the coding sequence ATGGCCAGAACTAAACAAACCGCACGTAAATCCACCGGAGGCAAAGCTCCCAGGAAGCAGCTGGCCACCAAGGCTGCCCGTAAGAGCGCCCCGGCCACCGGCGGCGTTAAGAAGCCTCACCGCTACAGGCCCGGTACCGTGGCTCTCAGAGAGATTCGTCGCTACCAGAAGTCCACCGAGCTCCTGATCCGTAAACTGCCCTTCCAGCGCCTGGTCAGGGAGATCGCCCAGGACTTCAAGACCGACCTGCGCTTCCAGAGCTCTGCCGTcatggctctgcaggaggccagcgAGGCTTATCTGGTCGGTCTGTTCGAGGACACCAACCTGTGCGCCATCCACGCCAAGAGGGTCACCATCATGCCCAAAGACATCCAGCTGGCCCGGCGCATCCGCGGGGAGAGGGCTTGA
- the LOC114863102 gene encoding histone H1-like, with the protein MAEEAPAPAPAKAAKKKATKPKKSGPSVRELIVKAVSESKERTGVSIVALKKALAAGGYDVEKNNSRVKIAIKNLVSKEILIQTKGTGASGSFKINKKTDTKPKKTAAKKPAPAAKKPAAAKKPKAAAAKKPAAAKKSPKKAKKPAAAKKAAKSPKKTAKSPKKTAKSPKKAAKSPKKVVKKAAAAKKAPAKKAAKPKAKKTAAKKK; encoded by the coding sequence ATGGCAGaagaagctccagctccagcaccggCCAAAGCCGCAAAAAAGAAGGCCACCAAACCCAAGAAGAGCGGCCCCAGCGTGCGCGAGCTGATCGTTAAAGCCGTATCCGAGTCCAAGGAGCGGACCGGCGTGTCCATTGTCGCCCTGAAGAAGGCTCTGGCTGCCGGAGGCTACGACGTAGAGAAGAACAATTCTCGGGTCAAGATCGCTATCAAGAACCTGGTCAGTAAAGAAATCCTGATCCAGACCAAGGGAACCGGCGCGTCCGGCTCCTTCAAGATCAACAAGAAGACCGACACCAAGCCCAAGAAGACAGCGGCCAAGAAGCCAGCTCCCGCAGCCAAGAAGCCCGCAGCCGCTAAGAAGCccaaagcagcggcagcaaagAAGCCGGCGGCCGCTAAGAAGTCCCCGAAGAAGGCGAAGAAGCCCGCAGCGGCCAAGAAGGCGGCCAAGAGCCCGAAGAAGACGGCAAAGAGCCCGAAGAAGACGGCAAAGAGCCCCAAGAAGGCAGCAAAAAGCCCCAAGAAGGTGGTGAAGAAGGCCGCTGCTGCCAAGAAGGCTCCGGCCAAGAAGGCAGCGAAGCCCAAAGCCAAGAAGACCGCGGCCAAGAAGAAGTGA
- the LOC114863135 gene encoding histone H4: MSGRGKGGKGLGKGGAKRHRKVLRDNIQGITKPAIRRLARRGGVKRISGLIYEETRGVLKVFLENVIRDAVTYTEHAKRKTVTAMDVVYALKRQGRTLYGFGS; this comes from the coding sequence ATGAGTGGGCGGGGCAAAGGCGGAAAAGGACTCGGTAAGGGAGGCGCCAAGCGTCACCGTAAAGTTCTCCGTGATAACATCCAGGGCATCACCAAGCCCGCGATCCGCCGTCTGGCTCGCCGAGGTGGAGTCAAGCGTATCTCGGGTTTGATCTACGAGGAGACTCGCGGCGTGCTCAAAGTTTTCCTGGAGAACGTGATCCGTGACGCCGTGACTTACACCGAACACGCCAAGAGGAAGACGGTGACCGCCATGGACGTGGTCTACGCCCTGAAGAGGCAGGGACGCACTCTGTACGGCTTCGGAAGCTAA
- the LOC114863128 gene encoding histone H2B 1/2 produces the protein MPEPAKAAPKKGSKKAVTKTAAKGGKKKRKTRKESYAIYVYKVLKQVHPDTGISSKAMSIMNSFVSDIFERIAGEASRLAHYNKRSTITSREIQTAVRLLLPGELAKHAVSEGTKAVTKYTSSK, from the coding sequence ATGCCTGAACCCGCCAAGGCTGCGCCCAAGAAGGGCTCCAAGAAAGCCGTGACCAAGACCGCCGCTAAAGGcggcaagaagaagaggaagacccGCAAGGAGAGCTACGCCATCTACGTGTACAAGGTGCTGAAGCAGGTCCACCCCGACACCGGTATCTCCTCCAAGGCCATGAGCATCATGAACTCGTTCGTCAGCGACATCTTCGAGCGCATCGCCGGCGAAGCCTCCCGCCTGGCGCACTACAACAAGCgctccaccatcacctccagggagatccagaccgccgtcaggctgctgctgcccgggGAGCTGGCCAAGCACGCGGTGTCCGAGGGCACCAAGGCGGTGACCAAGTACACCAGCTCCAAGTAG